A single genomic interval of Chloroflexota bacterium harbors:
- a CDS encoding SH3 domain-containing protein — MALLLTACNLATLKQYVPLPTPTPTEGVQRLAPTPTPFPTPRAEGTSVSTGSNTTAKAVVCTGYPTGALNVRACPGVQCWAFFVLDEGRVVTVDGVTEKADDGATWIHLIRPVDGWVNAKYLCEVKP; from the coding sequence ATGGCGCTGCTTCTGACGGCCTGCAATCTCGCGACGCTGAAGCAGTACGTGCCGTTGCCTACGCCCACGCCGACTGAGGGCGTGCAGCGTCTCGCACCCACGCCCACGCCCTTCCCCACCCCGCGCGCCGAGGGAACCTCGGTCAGCACGGGGAGCAACACCACGGCGAAAGCCGTAGTTTGCACCGGCTACCCCACAGGCGCGCTAAACGTGCGGGCCTGCCCAGGCGTGCAATGCTGGGCGTTCTTCGTGCTGGACGAAGGGCGTGTCGTGACCGTGGACGGCGTGACCGAGAAAGCGGATGACGGTGCGACCTGGATACACCTCATCCGCCCCGTGGACGGGTGGGTGAATGCGAAGTACCTGTGTGAGGTGAAGCCGTGA